Below is a window of Watersipora subatra chromosome 11, tzWatSuba1.1, whole genome shotgun sequence DNA.
TTATCAGTCTGTAATAAGtgcataataaaacaattagcTGGACATAAACTGGAATTGTATTAAATCTTTTATATATTTGAGTATTATTTAAAGATACTTTCTTGTGACTtaccaaaaataaaaacattcccGATCATCATGTTTTTTAGTAAGCTATTACAGTTCAATGTATAATTCTCGGCAATAAAAACATATAGCGTTGACTCTATCCAAATTCATATTTGGTTGGAAATGTAAAAAAGAGTAGAATTAGGTTTTGCTGGAATTTTAGAGTATGCAAAAGAGAGACTGAAAAGATTGGGAAGGCTAGGTAGGAAAGGGACAGATCGAAAAGGGATGCAATGTAAAAAGGAATGATTGGTGGAAAGAGTGTTAATGAAAAGGAATTGCTTGTGCAAAAATAATTGGTATTCCTTTATAAAGTATAAATCTCCAAGATGTTTGAGGTCTTTATGTCACCCAGAAAGCTGCTCATATTTATCTCTACATATTTGCAGCATGGCAGTGTGTTCATTAGTCATGTAAGTCAAAGGTCagaagcaataaaataagtgaCCTAATATCCTAAGTGACCTAAACCACGGGGCATGTAAATAGTCCGGCAATAGTTTAAATGcatgataaataataaataaacagtGGAATATGTGGAAATAAATAGCTGGGAAGAAAACCTCTTGTCAATAAAACTATAGTGCGGTTCTCAAAGCACTTATTTGAAATCAAATTGTTAGAAGATCACCAGCGCATGCCAAACAGCATCAAGTAAATCAAACTACCAATTCTAACATTCACATTCCAAGTCTTCAATCACTAAATGTTGGTTTCCAAATATTTTACAACTGTTCAGTACAGAAACATCTTAGTAATGAAGTAGAGGTAataattatttccattttttcaTTGATCAATTGGACAAagatatatgttataataatttatatgtcACTATTATGAGATGCGAATGTATATATGGTAGATGTTCCTATATAGTAAACTTCCTTTTACATAAATTCCActtaatgtaaaaaatttatggaaAGTTGTCGCTTGGTCTTATATAAGAAATTTTACATAACCAAATAGCATCAAGTCGGAGCAAGCTCTCAAATTCGGTTTGAATAAAGAAAGTTGTCTAGCgagccttaaaaatattgttttatctcTTGTTGCTCTTGGGGGAGAAAATGACGTATAAGGGTATCTCTATTCATGTACTAGTGCCGTGGTTGTCAATTGTAACGTAAAAGATTGCCGGTTATATAAGTAAAACACAAAGGGAAAGTAGCACAATTATCCAAAAATGTCTAAAGGCAGTCGATGGTTGATTGTCAGTAGTTGGAGTCTTTTGTTCTAACCTTTAACCCTAGCTTGGAACAAATGAATAGAAAGACAGACACTGCACTCACTATAAtagtaaatgtatttttttgtttggttttattttagatatgtaaatttttttttctttgtagcATGAATCTTGCTGTTTAAATAAAGTGAACAAACATCGATTTAAATAGACATTCAAATTACATGAACCCTAAATCGTATGAAAGCAATacgaaaaaaagagaaaagttgtcgctacaagccaataataccacagttactgcaCGAAcatgaattaaaaatttaagtttaGTTTTTGCTATTTAACGCGCCAAATGGGTGAGTTTGCGGCAATTTTAAAACAGATTAGacaagttacatgtattttatggtttgtataacgtaaaatccctctAACTTAAATGTTCTAGGAATgcattatttacgttgtaggagtgtctactgtgcATACTTGGACTAGctttgtaattattattaaatcatGTAGGTACTAATTAACATAAGCAAAAACTCATCCTCACATAAAAACCaaaatgtcaaaaaataataaaaattcagaGCACAGATTTACAAATTCAAAGACttaaattttttatagttaCTATTTACTAGCGTTGTGACGCATTAGAATTTCTCGGCATCATTGCAGTATGTAGAATTTTCGTAGTGTATTACAACATTCTAATACGCAGCAGACATTTACTGTTACTGCAACTGGTCCCTAGCAACATTCGCACTGCATCCAGCACTTCTTACTGCGCAGTAGGTAATAACACCACTGCCTCAATACTGCTTACTGAGCATTAAAAAATGGTGGTACCGCGGATATACTGTGTCTTGCTCAGTAGTAGAAGTACTCAATGCAATTACATTACATACTGAGTAGCGGTGGCACCCTTTCTACTATTGCTGCACTGCTAATGTAACGACATAGATATCTAGGCAAAAACTGACtgcaactgtaatgcattttacatctgTGCATCAGTGTGTTTTTGTCAATGCTCAATTCTGATTTTTTCGTTGTCGTCACAACCCTGCTGTCTACTATTTTGCAATTTCTGTTTCTCTAATGGTTGAAAATATTAGGGCCAAAGTACGATATCGAACATTGCGTTTGTCTTTGTCATGTGATCACTAGCATATACTTCCATTTCAATTGACAGTAGTTTCAATGTAGGTTTAACCAACTAATATATGCTACTCTCTTATACATTAATTGTCCATTGAAAATAGTGcataaaaatagttataaattatttttgtcaACTTTAATCATCAATCGCCTTGTCTTTTATTGTCCAATTTTAATTCACTGTTGCATGTGCcaaaataaaaccaaatcaAAATTAACTAAACCTTAAATTACTTCTAAGACAAAAGCTTTTGGTGCATAAAACAGCTGAATTTGTGAATGTAGTTTGCATGTCATTTATTTTGACAAAGCGCTCTATTAAGGCACTGTGCACAGTTGTGTCGATAGGGCTTTCCAAGGGGTTGATAATTTTCTAGGGGTCAAAAGGGTGTCGATAGATTCCCtccaaaatagtttttaattatGAAAGTATTCATAAAAAAATGATCACATTCACTTTTGATTATGTAGTCACTTGCTCGCAGTATCTTTATTTTTCCGTGTAAACCTACATTTATGAGGGTGCGGTCGTTCACAGTGGCACTAAACTTCCTCGCTGTAATATGCACTAACAAGGCATTATCAATTTGAATCAATCAATGCCTTTACCATTAATAGACCCATAAATAGATCTATCTCTCGCTTGCTTTTCTCTAATCATGAGCAAATCAAAAAGCGTCACGCATTCGAAGCCTACACTTCATGACTTTAATTTGAATGAAATATCAGGCTATGTTGCATTTGACTGATAAAAGTGTTACAACAGCAGGTTTCATTGAAGCTAACTTTTTCAGTACTTGCTTGTGTTTTACAATGCCACAAATTCTTAGTGAACTGAGTTTTATTTCATCACTTTTTTAAAGTTTCGTGCCCATAATGGCAGCTTGTGGTAGTAAAAAAAGGcgtcagtttttaaaaaaaaaatctaGTGTTGATATTTGcttaatttattttcaaaattattattatgtatataaagatatatatgatatattttgtTGTCTCATGTACTAAGGAAATAAAGGCttatttttaaacaatgctAAGAATGTATAAATCGCGAGCTGtagaattatttgtttttaaagaactttgtaaaatgaaataacatatatgttattaCTTTGTGGAGGTTTAATGGAACAGCATGAAACTTTTGATTTGAGAAAAAATGAAGTCATGCAAAACTTTCAAAAGCATAATTACAAAAGTATGCAAAAAATGTCAGTTACCGACAACTCTAAAATGATTGAAATGAATAATAAAGCTAGCATTATCTTCTCAACCTAAAACTCcttttttaatagatagaaAATTCACACACAGGTGTCAGCTAGTGTTCCTAAGTCTAGAGTAATATTCTTATGAGCTATGTCTGAAAAACGCACAAAGTGACAGCTCCCAAAACTAGTACACTTGAAAACCTGATAACAAAAGTAAGCCTATAAGGCATGGGCAACAGATTTATTTAGCATATTAGGAAGTTGATATGGGATCGAGTACTCCATAAGGGGTCGATGGCTAAATGAGTTGGCCGACCACTGGTTTATGCAGTCGACTATGGAATCATGAAATTAACAGTTGCATGAACTCAGTTTTCTGTCAGCTTTTTTCCAATCTTTAGGCCAGCTAGGAAACGCTGAGCATAACTACCTAGATTCCACTTTAAGAAAAGACAGTATTTCATCAAAAATGAATGACAGTTACAAACAGTATCTATTTAGCATAAATCAGAAGGAAACATTTATCAATCgaatgataaatatattttggcAAAAAAAATCTAAGATGGTACAATGAATCGGACATATCACAAACTATATAATTTGTGACTTTGTTCTCATTCATCTTATCTACATTTAAGGTAACTCGGTGCCATTTATTTCAAGTATTTGTATTTACATCTTCTGTTCCTAGACGCTCCCACACTCTTTCTAGAAAGTATATCATCTTTTATTCTGTTTTTTCTGTTCGCTGCTGACTTTTCGGTTTGCAAGTTTGGACACAGGGACATTTACTTAGCATATTTAATAAAGATTGTGGTTCAGAAAATCCTGTGTCAATTTAACTTAGCGCGAGCTTGAGATTGTCAGGTGAATTTAGGGGATTCAGTTTTAGAATACCAATCAGTGTGATATTATAAATTTGCAGTgctgttgaaatttaaaaattctaCTGTTAGAATTCTGTAAATTTTGTATGAAAATTAGATTTGAGATAAGGCGTATGCTAGCTGCGGGGCATATAGTTATCTTATAAATATCTATGCATATAACCTCTTCATCATTGCTGAACTGTTACAAGTTTCGAAAATTTgtgatttaaagttttttaaaagtgacattttgctgtaaaatttttacaaaaactaagGTTTGTTATACAATTTGTTTTTGGTTAAGGCGTATACTAACTGCAGAGCATATGTACCCTCTTCCTTTTAGCTATGGCTTGACTTCATCAtagctaaatttaaaaattttcactATAGGAATTGTTTTCCTTGTCATTTTATGATGTACTCTAATGTCctctattttgcatttttttaaatgttaccTTGTATGGTTgaaagtattatttttatttatcaaacTTAACCAGTTCGACAACTAAAGATGGTTTTTCTTATAGAAGGACAATGGATCCTGACGAAAGGCCATCTAGTGCAACTAATATCACAATCAGCAACATTAAGTCTAACATCGAGGGTCGTATGTTTGACGATATTAACAATGCCTCAACAGTATCCACATCAGAAAAAAAGTTACCGTCACCCTTGAACATGCCAAGCGATACACAAAAACACACAGGTCAGATCATTCATTTGATAACTTTTTGTTCTTGAGATGCATATGaagaaattttatttgtttatgaaATGTTCCGAAAGTTGTCTGACATGTGACCGCCTGTATAAAGTTACTTTTTGATGTATTACCATTTTTAACCCGTTTAGCTCTGTATGACTAAGCCAGTGTGGTACAGAAGAGCAGttgttttgatatattttagttatttgcttttattttgcgatgcttttttatttactttattacGCTGCTATGATAACAGTGTTATCTGATGATAGTTGTTCAGTTTTGTGTAACTAGTAGGTGcttgctaaaatattttccaaTTTGATTTGTATCCTAACTCAGGTAATCATAAATTGTTTTATGGTGAACGAGAATATGAATAATGTCCGGAGTTCGATGGCAGATGTTTTACCTTTTTGTTGTCATGTTCAGCCATCTTTTGAAGTTTTGGTTCCTTTTCAGACAATCAGTCATTTATACATTCCCTAAGCTGtcctacccggcattgcccaggtaataaaaatgcTGAGAAGCAATGAGAGTtgctgccacttgctattagcccggcacattaccaatggaaaatttgagtacgcttactaatgagagctacTCCTCTCAGTGACGTTATGCAATCAACCTGCTTAGTATGCAAAGCCGTCAAGTATTTGCACCCATATACTGACATATATCGGCTAGCGAGcaaatcaatctctgtggcctaacTGGTACGACGTCGGACTGGTGAACGGGCGGGTCCGAGATTAAATCCTCTTTGGTGCAGATTCtgaattctaagattttaatagctgtagctggaatGACAGAGCCACAGATCGACAGACAtccgacatactttgagaaaaacATATATAGATTACACAAACAATTTATTTGTGTTGAACATGCTGTTAGAAGCTGTGCTTTTCATTTTGTGTCATTAGAAGAATTTACGGTCAAGATACATCGTACACTATATCAGGTTATTTGGCcctatttttgttttgaaaacacAAATCTATTAATGCGTTGTCatattttgttgcaaattttttcaaacGTCTATGTGTGATATCCGCTTTAGATATATACTTGAATTTACACATGACGTAATTTTCAACAAACGGCGTTCCAccttttgtaaaacaatgtgaagAAGCcggcaaaaattaaaaatgaaatttaaataaatacaaaaaaatcaaaaatatgtaAGCTTCTTAGCTGGTTTGAATTTCATCTGGTCAACATTTGAGTAAGTTAGGGTGCATATCTCTACCATCAGTTCTTCCTAAACTAGACTGCTTCTACACTCCAAAGTAACAATAAAAGCCTTTTTATTGATTGTTCATTtggttttctacaaataatttaGTTCTTTTAGTATTTTACTTAATGGATTTGTTTCATGTTGTGTGATTACTTGCAGtattcattaaaggttgacttgcaacaaaattcacattaccgttatttgatatgaaaagattcaccatgtcttactctgttgtgttgtaggtgcaaaatgtgtggaaaggtgattacaagctcttgaaagctcaaaaacgaacagaaaatcgcagccacacgagaccgtcgtagtttggattccctttccaaaacgactcaaatgtgacgtagttgtgagagatggtttctgtttacactttcttgcaaccttattcgtcgaaatattttcacaaatatacttcacgcattcaataaaaccgtgtctatttttcttacgcgtctgttttatcgtcatcgtaatgcagtcacttttagcagtgatatcttataacttaccgtaaaatttcgtttaattttttagccttagctcgaaggagtacatacagtatcattgtctgataatcatgacgagcttgttggtcacttgtgataatcgaaaagtgctgcagaaattatttgcgaagtattgggtcacatgatcagattacgacttgccgattagaccaggccgaaacaaaactgtaaagtagcgagcatctatatttgatacggggtcttcggtaaaacccgaagtgtttgtcataaactagtactacgatgagttttatattgagctttgtattggcctttccattcacgcgagaacatacgtgacaaggcgataaccaaatttcatggctacgtcatcgaaataaagagattccaatctacggcggcttttcgtttttgagcttttaagagcttgtaatcacatttccacatatttggcacttacaacacaacagagtaagatatggtgaatcttttgataccaaataaccgtaatgtgaattttgttgcaagtcaacctttaagcaatgTTCACTACGGATGAGCTTACACCAAATTTctgttgattttatcagaaggttttgatatttttatatcgtttgcgattttttttatttttgaagcGATTTGACAgtcaggatgtttaaagattaaaattgactaaACTGGCAtttgaaatgctcagatcaaacgaaagtgcgattatgacgtcaaTAGTTTCAAACAAACCGACATGATAGAGGTGTGTAATGCTGCACCTTGAATACAATAGTCGATGTGAACTattgcaatgataacaactagtgacgtcatttttgCACGCATTGTTTGTTCCGAGTGTTTTAGCCACGATCAAGTTTCATTGATTTGAAtctataaacatcctggcagtcagaaaacctcaaacatcaaagacaatcgcaaattatagaaaattagtgatactttttgatagaaTCTACTGAAAccttgtgtaagttcatatttgtTGATATTCATGCTAACATGCTGAAACTGGTCTTTCTAGCTTTACATTACGTTTTGCTGCTCAAAGAAAACAGAGGTTTTGGTGCAAGATTGTGAATCTGTTTAGCCTAATTTCTATTGCAACAGAGGACATCCTCCCCTCTCCGAGGACTCCAGATGTCCCGGTTCAAACTCTGCCTAAGGTTAATTGTCCTGAAAGAATTGTCATATGTATAGATGTCTCACTGGCCATGAATGAGAGGAGATACAGGGCCAAAGCTGGTACAGCCTTTTCTGGTTGGTTTCTATGTCTGATTGATCTTTATTATCCGtggcttttcttttttgtttctgGTTATTATTTTTATCTCAGCTGCCCTAATAGTAAAATATAGTAAGAGTTTATTTCTATGCTTGTAGTATCATAAAACCTGAAGTTGTTCGTCCCTCCAACCAGCTTTCAAAGCTAGTTGGATATTTACAGGTAGTTTTTCTCTCTGAAAGAGCTTCGAATTTTTAAGATCACTTCTACCttattgaaattttaaaaaacaagttGTAACTATCACTTATCCTTAAGAGAGATATTTATTACACGCTCCTAGCTTAGCTAAGTTTCAAGTTAGTTTAATCTCTTCTATTATGCATCATACGATGTTATGCGTTTGACATCCTGTGAAATAAATTATGCCATGTTCTTCAAAGTTTGTAGTTTTCAAAACACGCTTATGGTCTGTTGATAGTTGATAAATTACTTGTAGCCATGGAGATAGTAAAGAGAGCTCTGAAGCTTTTTATAAACAACAAACAGATGATAAGCAATCGGTCCAAGAAACATGTGTTTGCTCTGGTACTACTACTAGGTATGTACACATTGGTCTGTGTGTGATATGAGTATATTATGGACTCACATGAAATCCACTTTGTATGATATGAGTATATTATGGGCtcacataaaatacaatatgcTATCTGTGTGATACGAGATTTTTGTTATATGAACAGTTTGCAGATGCTCCACTTGTCTGCTAGTTATCAGTATGTATTGTCTTTATTCATCAAACATAAGAAATAGCACCAAGAATATATGCTGTTTCAGCATTCTTTTTTATATCAACTGACACGCAGTAGCACAAACCATCTTCACAAACATGAAACACAAACATGCCTGTAtgattataagttgattttcACTATTTGATTCCTAAATACGCTACAATTATATGTAGAAAGTtacaatatacatatttattttatgctaattatCTTCGATATCTACATAATATATCTACaacttttttgttatttcatacaGATGAGGCTTTATGGATCACTGACTTTACATCAGATACCACAGAGTTATTCACACAAATAGAAAGTTTGGAGCCGTTAGAACAACACGCTGACACTGTCAATATGAGCACCTTATTTGACCTCCTCATTGATAAGGTAATTTTATGTAGAATGTAACTGTAACATGTAAAAGGCAACTATCTGTTTTTTCCAGTATGTCTTACTGCTCACCGCCGTGATGTTCTCTGCCAAATATGCATTGTGTTAAATATACACCGGATAGCTTCTACCAATTACGGTATTCATGTGTACTACCATGCATATATGGTAGTACACATGAATAGTAGCATAGATAGACTCTTCGGTTGTTCTGCTACAGTAGAGGCTTCTGTAACATAAACCTCCTTTTACGCAAATTCCATTTagcgtaaagaatttatgtatagTTTTCGCCTTGTATtacgtaaaaaattgtttataatgTAAAGCGTCCAGTCggtgcaaattctcaaacaCGAGTTGTTATAAATGTCAAGAGTTCAAATTCCGTacgatgcaatatttttccaataTCCAGCAATGGCTTCTGGTGGATGAACTCGGCCCTTACTATAGTAAGGATTTACGTCgaactagtacactggcagtctcGTGCTCTGTGATCGATCATATGCATAATTATTCAGCGATGCAGCAAGGTGTGGTGCGGTGGTAGCTCTCTTAGCCTCAGGTCAGCATGTTCGGCTCCTGCACGCTGTCTCCTACGACTAAATGAATAGACATGGCTCTTAGTATAGTAATTTGATGTACTTTAAAGGATATATGACAGGAGCAAACGACAGACAGGAAATATATTGTGAAAGAATGAATAATGTTCAGTTAACTGAACATGATTcgtagactagctgtgctacccagcgttgcccgggtaataaaaagtctctgttcagaaaattgatttctatttaacatataactacattttccattctaactttcaaactccatatcatgagagaagtgttttgtgcagttcaaataaattgagagaaaaaataaaaacagctctaaaggttttcaaactttgtcaaacaactgtaactttcaaacttcatattttggaggaaaattttttgtgcaagtcaaataaattaagaaacaaattACAACTACTTTAAAagagtttaaatgtaaatgtgaaataattagcaaataatagctaaattaagttggttttgctacgattacaataaaagatgattcggtaatgatacaattaatacgacctgagtaaacaaaataaaaatctgaatttgttgaaataataataccAGTttatgcatagaagtgtgtgtttgtataaaaaagggatactgttccaccagaagctgtccatcaaaactttgaatacgacgatactggtacctctcgataccggtacaagtgtaaaaatgagatgtcgcactgtttttgtctgaccgaatgtaGAGATAATGTCGAGGCTTTTCACACGGGGACGATATAATTGTCTGcgcgagaagaattggccttgaccccagatatagtaattgaaccttacaaaaaatatttcttgacCGGGGCATCGCAACGCGTGGCCGCATTGATAAAATAATCAtcgtgcgctatagctatatctatagccggaatgacaggcAGATCcacaaacatactttgagaaataaatatataaat
It encodes the following:
- the LOC137408509 gene encoding BRISC and BRCA1-A complex member 1-like; the encoded protein is MDPDERPSSATNITISNIKSNIEGRMFDDINNASTVSTSEKKLPSPLNMPSDTQKHTEDILPSPRTPDVPVQTLPKVNCPERIVICIDVSLAMNERRYRAKAGTAFSAMEIVKRALKLFINNKQMISNRSKKHVFALVLLLDEALWITDFTSDTTELFTQIESLEPLEQHADTVNMSTLFDLLIDKASVPLVRVSEETPPPYVVRVILIYGRSHCMPFSNDHESQNLMTGSPYYFMDIVYLHELPSASNQCEAIFTELCELDTRGFSHVFDISRTPTKVFDAFGKLLAHPLQRAVQSQWGHNLDLVPHSLDGD